DNA from Paraburkholderia sp. BL10I2N1:
CCGACAGTCGAGGAGCTGGGCGCCATCCTCGGCTACTACCTCGAGATGGATGCGCGCGGGCGCGCCGCGATTCCCATGCTCCAGATCATCCCGTTCGCCCTCTACTCCACGCGACGCCAGGAGGAGATCTGCCGCATCACGTGGGAGGACTACCAGGGCGACCGCGTGCTGGTGCGCGACATGAAGCACCCGGGACAGAAGATCGGCAACGACACGTGGTGCGACCTGCCGCCCGAAGCGCGCCGGATCATCGACGCCATGCCGAAGGGCACCGGCCGCATCTTCCCCTACAACCACAGGTCCGTCAGCGCATCGTTCACCAAGGCATGCAAGTTCCTCAAGATTGACGACCTGCACTTCCACGACCTGCGTCACGAGGGGGCGAGCCGGCTCTTTGAGATGGGGTGGAATATCCCGCACGTGGCAGCCGTGACGGGCCATCGCAGCTGGCAGAGCCTGAAGCGGTACGCCCACCTGCGTCAGGCGGGCGACCGGTGGGCGGGCTGGCAGTGGCTGGAGTCAGTGGCGGCTATGCCGACCGCATAATGTGTGCCCGCGCACACGCGATGGCGGATAACGCCTGGTTGATGTCCGAACCTGGTGGCATTCGTCTGTAGACTCGGTATTGCCAGTTCGACCCCAGATTAAAGACTGCGGTCCCCTCCGCGGTTTTTTTGTAGCTCCGGGGTCAACTTTTAGATCCCCCCGGCGGGAATGATGCACTCCGAAGCCCTGCTGAATTCGCCATGTAAGCCCGGGGGGGTCTCTTTTTTACTTCTTCAGCCGCGCCGTGTTCTTCATCTGGTTGTAGGTGTAGTCCGCCGGTTTCTTTCCTGCCGCCTTCGCGGCACGGTCCCTGGCCCGCTCCGCGGCCGTCATCGAGTTACGCGCTTCGCCCTTCGGGGTGAGCTGCTGCGTACCCTTCTTCAACACCCCATTCTTCTGCAACGAGGACGTGGCGACCGCCGCGGCCTGCGACTTGCCCATCCCCTTCTTCTCAAGCTGGCCCTCGAGCCGCTCCAGGATCTTCGGCATCACTGCTCTCCCTGCTGCTGTATGTAAGCACCCCGGCTGCGGCCCGTCTCAACCCCGCCGACGATCGAGTTCTCCCGCCGGCCCTGGTTCATCGGCGCACGCAGCAGCGTGGAGAACGGCGAGGGCTTCAGGCCGTTGCTGCGCATCTGCT
Protein-coding regions in this window:
- a CDS encoding site-specific integrase: MGSITTRKSKSGPRYTALVRVKRDGKIVHSEAQTFERRAVAAAWIKQRETELSAPGALTPREDPPLKDAIGRYIESFEQGIGRTKAQCLRTIAASGLGTVRCSKVDSVALVEFVQGIDAQPQTRDNYLSHLAAVFTIARPAWGIPLDKQQVDDARMVLRKLGATSRSRKRDRRPTVEELGAILGYYLEMDARGRAAIPMLQIIPFALYSTRRQEEICRITWEDYQGDRVLVRDMKHPGQKIGNDTWCDLPPEARRIIDAMPKGTGRIFPYNHRSVSASFTKACKFLKIDDLHFHDLRHEGASRLFEMGWNIPHVAAVTGHRSWQSLKRYAHLRQAGDRWAGWQWLESVAAMPTA